The Nitrospirota bacterium region ATCTCTGGTTATATCAGATGTATGGTGGGGATGGCAGGCGATTATCAGGGCATCCTGCCTTTTCGCCTCACTGAATATTCTCTCAAAACTCCAGGAGGCAGAGATGAATTCCTTTATGTCGATGATAAGGATATGGGCAGACTTCTCAGAGGAGAGGTAGTTCTTACTTATCTCAATTCCAGAAATTACAAGCATCCCATACTTATCCCATGCCCTTTCAGCCTCATGCTTTACGTTCGATATGTATTCATCAAAATTATCTTCTCTGACAGAAAGTCTGAATCGATTGGCAAGTTTTCCAAATGAGTTGTCCCCATTAACCACATGGTCTGTTATTGCGATTACATCAAACCCTGCCTGACCAAAGAGGTCAATTGTCCTTCTTAACTCCACTGAACCGTCAGAGTATTTTGTGTGAATGTGAAAATCACACAGTAACATCGCTAACTATTTACCAACATATTTGCTAACATGTTATTAACATGATAAGGTCCTTTAGTTACAGGATTATTAAGGAAGGATTAATTTTCGGTTAAAATGAAGACCTGCTTTTGATTAGATATGAATAATATGCTGCTGCATTGGTGGGCCTGCGTTTTAGCGTATCAAAATCAACCCTGTAAAGCCCGAATCTTGCATCAAGCCCCTGAAGCCATTCATAGTTGTCAATGAGCGACCAGTAAAAATACCCTCTGACATCAATGCCATCTTTGATGCAT contains the following coding sequences:
- a CDS encoding PHP domain-containing protein, which translates into the protein MLLCDFHIHTKYSDGSVELRRTIDLFGQAGFDVIAITDHVVNGDNSFGKLANRFRLSVREDNFDEYISNVKHEAERAWDKYGMLVISGIEISKNYLSSEKSAHILIIDIKEFISASWSFERIFSEAKRQDALIIACHPHHTSDITRD